From Plasmodium falciparum 3D7 genome assembly, chromosome: 9, one genomic window encodes:
- a CDS encoding tetratricopeptide repeat protein, putative yields the protein MIYLKGENKIISINEEDINDENYIIIKSILKDEKICMNGWIQISFIFYEKNYYKLFLDLIKEGDIFFEDYNNKIFNILLLVYNLEKIINVKNENKEDELKIKLENLLNQIEKKIKEKNDNHKEIEKYNSDTENKDVNKLLNNNSEYNNKNYYNKYDYLSYLMIKGIYNINMYLYLLNKYDYKCGTNNLFSSSVIKKTIDSSINVNGNVIINNNEFTNPLNYLIHSINIFILLLKKNNFDFISSIYLSFALCLIYKLDACIQFSSYVLIRIIHFQNFLNLLLEDYKIKYVHKNNNPDNRSITKNNVQDMNESKDEKKKTVKKKKFFFFGTSENEEDNNIDNNSNNNNSDNNLDNTYKYIQIKNLMNISNNIKSILKYIIGICYLKKKNFSLASYCFTSSIKIDNNKCAYISNSSLLLMNYVNKIIEHNNFIYINEFNFLKYSNNYLSTNNYNNLENYQNDEENKKKDIKIGTHQNNTQNINNMHNIHNNNNNNNNSNINRHYNSVDISNEGSNLDSIIHKEQFYHEENLQLKGKKNTKTYQGISISSNNNFVNLLRKVHMKDIINLTLFYYYNYLEGGILKCSQNLKQLLNCCDIYILDKNDIYEYDESIESINNENIFVKNKKWKDIYLNNNIISLYFDLCEIWLIQGNYRAILLLKIIKHKINFNYINKKALSKYYFLIGIYYHILQNMKKALMYYHKSFLIYKNNISRYYYTICCIHLKKYNKAKSNLIYLYKKCRNAYVIKLYVYFFVHTSNIYLNYNVLNKETIKKKEINRRENKNDVNRNELHKNDTHNNDITSNHIDSHMNNQTNDYVSYHIDNKFCKSNRNQHVKILHKVLLNMIEIINKNEIIFDNNLDIILLKAKIYELLITKYSNEYIESYFKLLDDIYEVKYFFTIKNKSPKLSIELINNYIVSMFYCNYKQKSLGLIELLKDEIFCKIKKFHTYYTYAILCKGKSSLCNIDNLLNKDKLYNVATRKEVNHIYQDKNNKRKSNCDNTTIGHNNKRRKNEIHDKDLKIEEQNFYDQKKKDDIDINESIHFHENVINSINRSKLKCKEMLQKNIKKLKYIKDILRYHRIFEIQNNIINIKNHNMIKKKNTHEIYNKIMKKERYINLINYLKKLYITISFNNIILLEIVGYKNICINMYKIFTEIYINYECAFIRLANIYIKNKNFLKAKQIIDNGLQKNPSSIKLHLLKSYMHYKRKHYDYSIYTLEKLKREDQNKNVNINKNNPHNNDSILINTYISIIKFHKIKECKSKEEKNSIINEIYNKIQLLLEKKSNYFIANLIGVLLNINNKYDIAYESFQIIIDSYEKLSFYYISSIKNIIYLMFNHLIRNNHIINNKLFLNKLNLFFNLSVKYGLNDKKIYLCYSNYLHVLEKYDDAINLLYLCYKKWPYDISILNSLIIIIDSCVSKYLSYEYVDLKNIFFMKGLIHFSFQVIYTLLYLKHFTTTAPLLSSDEKYNYYKEGDYIIEIKKKNLEILASRKYLISTYKKFEEKIKPYIESSLPTMLKQKKLYEMKKVNIQKKIYEEKKRKQMNLEMMKKKSEENLHAELLRDVNEITYHISDKINVSEQRDNSFYINDHQNDIIQETNEIQLDSIPTPSNKNIINVEEENSSFEESRNYESSDNSSDLFEEPSPKKRKKVID from the exons ATGATATACCTTAAaggagaaaataaaattataagtataaatgaagaagatataaatgatgagaattatattataataaaaagtatcCTAAAAGATGAGAAGATTTGTATGAATGGTTGGATTCAAAtaagttttatattttatgaaaagaattattataaattatttttagacTTGATTAAAGAAGGAGACATATTTTTTGaggattataataataagatatttaatatattattgttagtatataatttagaaaaaataataaatgtaaaaaatgaaaataaagaagatgaattaaaaataaaattagaaaattTACTAAATCAAATTGAGAAGAagattaaagaaaaaaacgaCAATCAtaaagaaatagaaaaatataattccgATACTGAAAATAAAgatgtaaataaattattgaataataattcagaatataataataagaattattataataaatatgattatttatcCTATCTTATGattaaaggaatatataatattaatatgtatttatatttattaaataaatatgattataaatgtggtacaaataatttattttcttcatcagtTATAAAAAAGACAATAGATTCTTCAATAAATGTAAATGgaaatgttataataaataataatgaatttaCAAATcctttaaattatttaattcatagtataaatatttttattttattattgaaaaaaaataattttgattttatttcttccatatatttatctttcgCCTTATgcttaatttataaattagaTGCTTGTATTCAATTTTCatcatatgtattaataagaATTATCCATTTCCAAAATTTTCTAAACTTATTATTAGAAGATTATAAGATTAAATATGTccataaaaataacaatccAGATAATAGAAGTATAACAAAGAATAATGTACAAGATATGAATGAAAgcaaagatgaaaaaaaaaaaacagtgaaaaaaaaaaaattcttttttttcggAACTtcagaaaatgaagaagataataatatagataataattcaaataataataattctgaTAACAATTtagataatacatataaatatattcaaataaaaaatttgatgaatatatcaaataatataaaatctatattaaaatatattattggtatatgttatttaaaaaaaaaaaatttctccCTCGCTTCTTATTGTTTTACTTCATCTATAAAAATTGATAATAACAAATGTGCATATATATCAAActcttctttattattaatgaattatgtgaataaaattatagagcataataattttatatatattaatgagttcaattttttaaaatactcgaataattatttatctacaaataattacaataatttggaaaattatcaaaatgatgaggagaataaaaaaaaggatataaaaataggaacacatcaaaataatactcaaaatattaacaatatgcataatattcataataataataataataataataatagtaatattaatagaCATTACAATTCTGTTGACATATCTAATGAAGGTTCAAATTTGGATAGCATAATACATAAGGAACAATTTTATCATGAAGAAAATTTACAActtaaaggaaaaaaaaatacaaaaacatATCAAGGAATTTCCattagtagtaataataatttcgtAAATCTTTTAAGAAAAGTACATAtgaaagatataataaatttaactttattttattattataattatttagaaggtggtatattaaaatgttcaCAAAATTTAAAGCAGTTATTAAATTGttgtgatatatatatattagataaaaatgatatatatgaatatgatGAATCAATTGAATCaattaataatgaaaatatatttgtaaaaaataaaaaatggaaagatatatatttaaataataatataatttctttatattttgatttatgTGAAATATGGTTAATTCAAGGAAATTATCGAGCTATACTtcttttgaaaataataaaacataaaataaattttaattatattaacaaaaaagcCTTaagtaaatattattttttaattggtatatattatcatatattacagaatatgaaaaaagcattaatgtattatcataaaagctttcttatatataaaaataatataagcagatattattatacaatatgttgtatacatttaaaaaaatataataaggcAAAAAgcaatttaatatatttatataaaaagtgtAGAAATGCTTATGtcattaaattatatgtctatttttttgtacaCACAtcgaatatatatttgaattataATGTACTAAATAAggaaacaataaaaaaaaaagaaatcaaCAGgagggaaaataaaaatgatgtaaATAGAAATGAGTTGCATAAAAATGATAcccataataatgatatcaCATCAAACCATATTGATTCCCATATGAATAATCAAACAAATGATTACGTAAGTTACCATATAGATAACAAATTCTGTAAAAGCAATAGAAATCAACATGTAAAAATTCTACACAAGGTGTTACTTAATATGAtagaaattattaataaaaatgaaataatatttgataataatttagatataattttattaaaagccAAAATTTATGAATTgctaataacaaaatatagtaatgaatatattgaaagctattttaaattattagatgatatatatgaagtaaaatatttttttactataaaaaataagtcCCCTAAATTATCCAtagaattaattaataattatattgtatcTATGTTTTACTGTAATTATAAGCAAAAAAGTTTAGGATTGatagaattattaaaagatgaaatattttgtaagataaaaaaatttcatacatattatacatacGCTATTTTATGTAAGGGTAAATCATCCTTATGTAATATAGACAATCTTTTAAACAAAGACAAATTATACAATGTAGCGACAAGGAAAGAGGTGAACCACATTTAccaagataaaaataataaaagaaaaagtaatTGTGATAATACAACTATtggtcataataataaacgaagaaaaaatgaaatacatgataaagatttaaaaattgaagaacaaaatttttatgatcaaaaaaaaaaagatgatatAGACATAAATGAAAGCATACATTTTCATGAGAATGTTATAAATTCAATAAATAGATCCAAATTAAAATGTAAAGAAATgcttcaaaaaaatataaaaaaactaaaatatattaaagatatattaagATATCATCGTATATttgaaatacaaaataatataataaatataaaaaaccataatatgataaaaaaaaaaaatactcatgaaatatataataaaatcatgaaaaaggaaagatatataaatctTATAAATTATCTAAAAAAGCTATACATAACCATTTCCTTTAAcaacataattttattagaAATTGTTgggtataaaaatatatgtataaatatgtataaaatatttacagaaatatatataaattatgaatgTGCTTTTATAAGATtagcaaatatatatataaaaaataaaaacttttTAAAAGCTAAACAAATTATAGATAATGGATTACAAAAAAATCCTAGTTCTATAAaattacatttattaaaatcatATATGCATTATAAAAGAAAGCATTATGATtatagtatatatacattGGAAAAGTTAAAAAGAGaagatcaaaataaaaatgtaaatataaataaaaataatccacataataatgatagtattttaattaatacatacatatctATAATAAAGtttcataaaattaaagaatgCAAAAgcaaagaagaaaaaaattctataataaacgaaatatataataaaatacaactattattagaaaaaaaaagtaattattttatagcTAATTTAATAGGAGTGCtattgaatataaataataaatatgatatagcTTATGAATcctttcaaataataattgactcatatgaaaaattatctttttattatatatcaagtataaaaaatattatttatcttatgtttaatcatttaataagaaataatcatataataaataataaattatttctcaataaattaaatttattttttaatctaAGTGTCAAATACGGACTTAacgataaaaaaatttatttgtgttattcaaattatttacatgttttggaaaaatatgatgacgctattaatttattatatctatgTTATAAGAAGTGGCCTTATgatatttctatattaaattcattaattataattattgatTCTTGTGTATCCAAATATTTGAGTTATGAATATGTAGatctaaaaaatattttttttatgaaaggATTAATACATTTTTCCTTTCAAGTAATATATACGTTATTATATCTTAAGCATTTTACCACAACGGCtcctttattatcatcag atgAAAAGTACAATTACTATAAGGAAGGAGATTATATCAttgagataaaaaaaaagaacttgGAAATTTTGGCTAGcagaaaatatttaatatccacatataaaaaatttgaagAAAAAATCAAGCCATATATAGAAAGCAGCTTACCAACTATGTTAAAGCAAAAGAAATTGTATGAGATGAAGAAAGTtaatatacaaaagaaaatctatgaagaaaagaaaagaaaacaaatgaatttagaaatgatgaaaaaaaaaagtgaagaAAATTTGCATGCAGAATTATTAAGAGATGTTAATGAAATAACATATCACATAtctgataaaataaatgtaagtGAACAAAGagataattctttttatattaatgatcatcaaaatgatattatacAAGAAACAAATGAAATTCAGTTGGATAGTATACCTACACCTTcaaataagaatattatcAATGTAGAGGAGGAAAATTCATCTTTTGAAGAATCACGTAATTATGAATCTTCAGACAATAGTTCTGATTTATTTGAAGAGCCAAGTccaaaaaagagaaaaaaggTTATTGATTAA